A genomic stretch from Bacillaceae bacterium S4-13-56 includes:
- a CDS encoding response regulator transcription factor: protein MKTILLIEDEITISRVLSAYLKKAGFNVEQVYEGSQAKEKFLTIRPSLVLLDVMLPGKDGWTILKEIREISSCPVIMLTALGEIDQKLTGLHQGADDYITKPFVAEEVVARIQAVLRRSSFVADEKGIIYFGGLKLNEKSHTVSLHGKTINVTPKDLSLLFFLAKHPNQTFTRDQLIEHVWGLDYDGSDRAVDLAIKRIRKALEDWPESEGEIKTIRGLGYQMSVY from the coding sequence ATGAAAACCATCTTACTCATTGAAGATGAGATAACGATTTCTAGAGTGTTATCTGCTTATCTAAAGAAGGCTGGATTTAATGTGGAGCAGGTATATGAAGGATCCCAAGCAAAAGAAAAATTTCTTACCATTCGTCCTTCTCTGGTCTTACTAGATGTTATGCTTCCTGGAAAAGATGGATGGACCATACTTAAGGAAATTCGTGAAATAAGCTCCTGTCCTGTAATTATGTTAACGGCACTTGGAGAGATTGACCAAAAACTGACAGGCCTCCATCAAGGAGCAGATGACTATATTACCAAACCTTTTGTTGCGGAAGAAGTTGTTGCACGTATACAGGCAGTTTTACGCAGGTCCTCCTTCGTTGCTGATGAAAAAGGAATTATATATTTTGGAGGATTGAAACTTAACGAGAAGTCACATACCGTTAGCTTACATGGAAAAACAATCAATGTAACACCAAAAGATTTATCTTTATTATTCTTCCTTGCTAAACATCCAAACCAAACCTTTACACGGGATCAATTAATAGAGCATGTATGGGGATTAGATTATGATGGAAGTGATCGAGCGGTTGACTTAGCAATCAAGAGGATTAGGAAAGCCCTAGAAGATTGGCCAGAGTCTGAGGGTGAAATAAAAACCATTCGTGGATTGGGGTATC
- a CDS encoding DUF2680 domain-containing protein, producing the protein MKKILCYALLFMLSFWGLHLHSVSAEEADMKNVELSEEQIQELNSLYDDMFTNHKEIITKYVEYGVLTKEKADKIMEKLDKKQEKLQENGYVPNCDSHKKSKDKED; encoded by the coding sequence ATGAAAAAGATACTTTGCTATGCACTTCTTTTCATGCTCAGTTTTTGGGGGTTACATCTACATAGCGTAAGTGCAGAAGAAGCTGACATGAAAAATGTGGAATTATCAGAAGAGCAAATTCAGGAGCTTAATTCACTTTATGATGATATGTTTACAAACCATAAGGAAATCATCACCAAGTATGTAGAGTATGGTGTCCTCACTAAGGAAAAAGCAGATAAGATCATGGAAAAGCTTGATAAAAAGCAAGAAAAACTACAGGAAAATGGATATGTTCCAAACTGTGATTCGCACAAGAAATCAAAAGATAAAGAAGACTAA